In one window of Zygosaccharomyces rouxii strain CBS732 chromosome E complete sequence DNA:
- a CDS encoding glycoside hydrolase family 31 protein (similar to uniprot|P38138 Saccharomyces cerevisiae YBR229C ROT2 Glucosidase II catalytic subunit required for normal cell wall synthesis mutations in rot2 suppress tor2 mutations and are synthetically lethal with rot1 mutations) yields the protein MQLSWFLQLLLFWCHLHLVSAFDRSVLKTCSSAGFCKRNRYYGESIQGNNTSSSYYVIDESSVRYDGDEYSLHANVIKSIPSGIKVELPFTLQLLQDGNVVRFTIDESRPHKDYLPKVLNQRRYNETSKWAFADVPSKVPIAKPRKIGNKIIVGSNSTDCRVEISLDSFLINVYWKNELSMVVNERSFLNYEHLRSEDENSKNLLPEESDFDMFHDSFNYSQSDTIPFGPESVALDFTFNEFENLYGLPEHPASFRIEETCGGEPYRLFAADVPRYDVGTRMPTYGNIPFVIGNNEKSAAGLFWVNAADTWIDFKYPEGKAQSHWMSETGIIDVVMFLGDTPMEIVDKYTNLTGRPALPKEAAVGHHQSRWNYYNESDVMNVDSNMEKGNFPYDIIWLDLDYTDEKKFFTWKPDAFPNPARLLKKLGDLGRGLVVLIDPHLKKDYYYSNTVIKNEVAIKNRTGDTFFGTCWPGVSVWIDTFSDLGSKVWGNFYNNFVNGTENLGIWNDMDEPSVFDGIETTAPKNLIHAGGFEHRALHNAYSLTVHQATYNGLSNIFNGTARPFVLTRSHFAGSQRTAGTWTGDNVASWNYLQISIPMVLTSNAAGMPFTGADIAGFLDNPEDELIVRWYQAGLWYPFFRAHAQNETRRREPFLFKDPIKSYVRNAIQLRYHLLPTFYTAFFNSNLKGSPIMKPMIFEKPKYTNFAAVDDQFYVGDSGILVKPITEKNVSFAYVQVADGVYYDFHDLKPQQTSSKNDSSGIKCIGIEAGLDKIPALLEGGHIITKRDTYRKSSVYYRNDPYTLVIAPDAFGNAQGELYADDGKTWDHKSGQYLHSVFSFQDFKSISGNTSNVPSNGEAAGNTLIDKIVIAIGNNNSSIGDTVKVNRNGELHTVNVNKTSPFEAVISNPMVYANETWKIEL from the coding sequence ATGCAATTGAGTTGGTTTCTACAATTACTCTTATTTTGGTGCCATCTGCACCTTGTATCTGCTTTTGATCGGTCAGTGCTGAAAACATGCAGCTCCGCGGGGTTCTGTAAGAGAAACCGTTACTATGGAGAAAGTATCCAGGGAAACAACACGTCATCCTCGTACTATGTGATTGATGAATCTAGCGTTCGATACGATGGAGACGAGTACAGTCTCCATGCCAACGTTATAAAGAGTATTCCTAGTGGTATCAAGGTTGAATTGCCATTTACTTTGCAATTGTTGCAAGATGGTAATGTTGTCAGGTTTACTATCGATGAGAGCAGACCCCACAAGGACTATTTGCCAAAAGTCttgaaccaaagaaggtACAACGAGACTAGTAAGTGGGCATTTGCTGATGTTCCTTCGAAAGTCCCCATTGCCAAGCCTAGAAAGATAGGAAATAAAATTATTGTTGGTTCTAACTCTACCGATTGCagagttgaaatttctctCGATTCTTTTCTCATCAATGTGTATTGGAAGAATGAATTGAGTATGGTAGTTAATGAAAGGTCCTTTTTGAACTATGAACATTTGAGATCTGAGGATGAGAACTCGAAGAATCTGTTGCCCGAAGAATCGGATTTTGATATGTTTCATGATAGTTTCAACTATTCTCAATCAGACACCATCCCATTTGGTCCTGAATCTGTTGCATTGGATTTTACattcaatgaatttgagAACTTGTATGGATTGCCAGAACATCCTGCTTCATTCAGAATCGAAGAAACTTGTGGCGGTGAACCATATCGTTTGTTTGCAGCTGATGTTCCTCGTTATGATGTCGGTACTAGGATGCCCACATATGGTAATATTCCATTCGTCATTGGAAATAACGAAAAATCAGCTGCAGGTTTATTTTGGGTCAATGCTGCTGATACTTGGATTGACTTTAAGTATCCTGAAGGTAAAGCACAATCTCATTGGATGTCAGAAACTGGTATCATTGACGTTGTGATGTTCTTGGGAGACACACCAATGGAAATTGTCGATAAATATACAAATTTAACCGGTAGACCTGCCTTGCCCAAGGAAGCCGCTGTAGGCCATCATCAATCCAGATGGAATTATTACAATGAATCTGATGTTATGAATGTTGATTCCAATATGGAAAAGGGTAATTTCCCTTATGATATCATTTGGTTAGATTTGGACTATACCGATGAGAAGAAGTTTTTCACTTGGAAACCTGATGCTTTCCCAAATCCTGCCAGattgttgaagaaactggGTGATTTAGGTAGAGGATTGGTGGTTTTAATTGATCctcatttgaaaaaagattatTACTACAGTAATACAGTAATTAAAAATGAGGTTGCGATAAAGAATCGTACTGGTGACACTTTCTTTGGTACCTGTTGGCCAGGAGTTTCTGTTTGGATTGATACTTTTAGCGACCTTGGTAGTAAAGTTTGGGGGAACTTTTATAATAATTTCGTCAATGGTACTGAAAACCTAGGTATTTGGAATGATATGGATGAACCATCTGTCTTTGATGGTATTGAGACTACTGCGCCtaagaatttgattcatGCCGGTGGATTCGAACACAGAGCTCTTCACAATGCTTATTCTTTGACCGTTCATCAAGCCACTTATAACGGGTTGtccaatattttcaacGGGACTGCAAGACCATTTGTTCTTACTAGAAGTCATTTCGCTGGTTCTCAAAGAACTGCTGGTACTTGGACGGGTGACAATGTTGCTAGTTGGAATTATCTGCAAATTTCCATCCCCATGGTGTTAACTAGTAACGCTGCAGGTATGCCTTTCACTGGTGCTGACATTGCAGGATTCTTAGATAACCCTGAAGACGAATTAATTGTTAGATGGTACCAGGCAGGTTTATGGTACCCATTTTTCAGAGCTCACGCTCAAAATGAAACAAGGAGAAGAGAGCCTTTCTTGTTCAAAGACCCTATCAAGAGTTATGTGCGCAATGCGATCCAATTAAGATATCATTTGTTGCCCACATTCTACActgcatttttcaattcaaacCTAAAAGGTTCGCCAATTATGAAACCAAtgatctttgaaaaaccTAAATACACTAACTTTGCCGCTGTCGATGATCAGTTCTATGTGGGCGACAGTGGTATTCTAGTGAAGCCAAtaactgaaaaaaatgttTCCTTTGCATACGTTCAAGTGGCGGATGGTGTTTACTATGATTTCcatgatttgaaacctCAACAGACATCCTCTAAGAATGATTCCTCTGGAATCAAGTGCATTGGTATTGAAGCAGGTTTGGATAAAATCCCAGCTCTATTAGAAGGTGGACATATTATTACGAAGAGAGATACCTACAGAAAATCCTCCGTGTACTACCGTAATGATCCTTATACGCTGGTTATTGCACCTGATGCATTTGGTAATGCTCAAGGTGAATTGTACGCTGACGATGGTAAGACATGGGATCACAAGAGTGGCCAATATTTGCACAGTGTATTCTCATTCCAAGACTTCAAGTCCATTTCAGGAAATACAAGTAATGTTCCATCCAATGGTGAAGCAGCCGGTAACACCTTGATTGACAAGATCGTCATTGCTATTGGTAACAACAATTCTAGTATTGGTGACACTGTCAAGGTCAATAGAAATGGTGAGCTACATACAGTCAATGTCAACAAGACTAGTCCATTTGAAGCTgttatttcaaatccaatggTTTATGCTAATGAAACCTGGAAAATCGAATTATAA
- a CDS encoding glycoside hydrolase family 31 protein (similar to uniprot|P38138 Saccharomyces cerevisiae YBR229C ROT2 Glucosidase II catalytic subunit required for normal cell wall synthesis mutations in rot2 suppress tor2 mutations and are synthetically lethal with rot1 mutations), translating to MLLHWFLQVLFFWSQLQTVSGFTQYLLKRCDQAGFCTRNRYYAENIQKTRASYYTIEDSSVHYDESDKTLYATIIKSIPPSEDKDSITKIELPFALQLLQDGSSVRFIIDENRPHKDYLPEALNQRRYNETSKWAFTNLHKKIPYVKKGTTFNKHKIIVEEDPDYVGNLSLELFTDSFLIKVYWKDELAMVVNERSLLNYEHLRAETENEQNLLPEESDFNMFHDNFKYSKADTLPFGPESVALDFAFNGIENLYGLPEHPDSFRLKDTTDGEPYRLYSTDVFRYDIGTKMPMYGNIPFVIGNNPKAAVGLFWVNAADTWVDLKYQKSKTQTHWMSETGVIDVVLFFADTPDQILNKYTNLTGRPMLPKQAAVGYHQCRWNYNDELDVLTVDSNMDKGHFPYDIIWLDIDYTDEKKFFTWKPSAFPNPARMLKKLAKLGRELVVLIDPHLKAGYEISDEIIENDVAIKNQKGKTFYGTCWPGRSVWIDTFSELGRKVWGSFYDAFLNGAKNLNIWNDMNEPSIFDGPETTAPKNLIHDGGFEHRALHNAYSLTVHEATHDGLLEINNNSVRPFIIARGYFTGSQRTAGTWTGDNVATWDYLRVSLPMILSSNVAGMPFTGADIAGFFENPEDELVVRWYQAGLWYPFFRAHAHIDSNRREPFLFKDPIKSYVRDAIQLRYTLLPTFYTAFFRSSIDGTPIMKPMIFEKPQYPDLAAVDDQFYLGNTGILVKPILEKDVSITEIKVSEGVFYDYYDLKPHYVNTFREGEDVVQKKRAHVVESISVRAGLDKIPILLEGGHIITKRDNYRRSSKLYRNDPYTLVIAPDSFGDAEGELYADDGETLAHKNGEYLHTVFTLQHHELITGHPKNVPSDHRTAGNTMINKIVIATGNKNRFNIKDTVKINRNGNFHTAKVIRTSPFEAVILHPMVYANETWQIDF from the coding sequence ATGCTGTTGCATTGGTTCCTTCAAGTGCTCTTCTTTTGGAGCCAATTGCAGACTGTAAGTGGGTTTACACAgtatcttttgaaaagatgtGATCAAGCTGGATTCTGCACAAGAAATAGATACTATGCTGAAAATATTCAGAAGACTCGTGCCTCTTACTATACCATTGAGGATTCAAGTGTTCATTACGATGAAAGCGACAAAACTCTTTATGCAACAATTataaaatcaattccaCCAAGTGAGGATAAGGACAGTATAACCAAGATAGAACTGCCATTTGCATTGCAATTGTTACAAGATGGTTCTTCAGTTAGATTTATCATTGACGAAAATCGTCCACACAAGGATTACTTACCCGAGGCATTAAATCAAAGAAGGTATAATGAAACTAGTAAATGGGCTTTCACCAATTTGCACAAAAAAATTCCCTATGTAAAGAAGGGAACTACCTTTAACAAGCATAAAATTAtcgttgaagaagatcctGATTATGTGGGTAATCTAAGTCTGGAGCTATTCACCGATTCATTTCTCATCAAGGTTTACTGGAAGGATGAATTAGCTATGGTGGTCAATGAGAGGTCCCTTCTGAATTATGAACATTTGAGAGCTGAAACTGAAAATGAACAAAATCTTTTACCTGAGGAATCCGATTTTAACATGTTCCAcgataatttcaaatattctaaGGCCGATACTTTGCCATTCGGTCCTGAATCAGTTGCATTGGATTTCGCCTTCAACGGAATTGAGAATTTGTATGGATTACCAGAACATCCTGATTCCTTCAGATTAAAGGATACTACTGATGGCGAACCATACCGTTTGTATTCTACTGACGTTTTCCGTTACGATATTGGCACTAAAATGCCTATGTATGGTAACATCCCTTTTGTTATTGGCAATAATCCAAAGGCAGCTGTAGGTCTTTTTTGGGTTAATGCAGCTGATACTTGGGTGGATTTAAAGTATCAAAAGAGCAAAACACAAACCCATTGGATGTCAGAAACTGGTGTCATTGATGTAGTATTATTCTTTGCCGATACACCTGACCAAATATTGAATAAATATACAAATCTAACAGGTAGACCCATGCTACCTAAACAGGCCGCTGTCGGTTATCACCAATGTAGATGGAATTACAACGATGAATTAGACGTTTTGACCGTTGATTCTAATATGGATAAGGGCCATTTCCCTTATGATATCATTTGGTTGGATATAGATTATACcgatgaaaagaaattttttaCTTGGAAACCAAGTGCTTTCCCCAATCCTGCCAGGATGCTAAAGAAACTAGCTAAGTTGGGCAGAGAATTAGTGGTCCTAATCGATCCTCATTTGAAAGCAGGTTATGAGATTAGCGATGAGataattgaaaatgatgtTGCGATTAAAAACCAAAAGGGTAAAACATTCTATGGTACTTGTTGGCCAGGTAGATCTGTGTGGATTGACACATTTAGTGAACTTGGTCGTAAAGTTTGGGGCAGCTTTTACGACGCCTTTTTGAATGGTGCtaagaatttgaatatctGGAATGATATGAATGAACCATCTATCTTTGATGGTCCAGAAACTACTGcaccaaagaatttgatccaCGACGGGGGATTTGAACACAGAGCCCTTCACAATGCTTATTCTTTGACGGTTCACGAAGCCACTCATGATGGTCTGTTGGAAATCAATAACAACAGCGTGAGGCCATTTATCATCGCCAGAGGATATTTCACTGGTTCCCAAAGAACCGCTGGTACCTGGACGGGTGATAATGTTGCCACTTGGGACTATCTCAGGGTGTCCCTCCCAATGATATTGAGCAGTAACGTTGCAGGTATGCCATTCACCGGTGCTGATATTGCCGGCTTCTTTGAAAAtcctgaagatgaattagtGGTTAGATGGTACCAGGCAGGTTTATGGTACCCATTCTTCAGAGCACATGCTCACATTGATTCCAATAGAAGGGAACCTTTCTTGTTCAAAGATCCTATCAAGAGCTATGTGCGTGACGCCATTCAACTAAGATACACTCTGTTACCCACATTCTACACTGCATTTTTCAGATCAAGTATTGATGGTACACCTATCATGAAGCCAATGATCTTTGAGAAACCTCAATATCCTGACCTTGCCGCCGTAGATGACCAATTCTATTTAGGTAATACTGGTATCCTGGTAAAGccaattttggaaaaggaCGTTTCCATCACGGAGATCAAAGTCAGTGAAGGGGTTTTCTATGATTACTATGACTTAAAACCTCACTATGTTAACACATTTAgagaaggtgaagatgtagttcaaaagaagagagCACATGTGGTTGAGTCCATTAGTGTAAGAGCCGGTTTGGataaaattccaattcttttagaAGGTGGTCACATCATCACCAAGAGAGATAACTACAGAAGATCATCTAAACTTTACCGTAACGATCCATACACATTGGTAATTGCTCCTGATTCGTTTGGTGACGCTGAAGGTGAATTATATGCTGACGATGGTGAAACTTTGGCTCACAAAAACGGTGAATATTTACACACTGTTTTCACGCTCCAACACCATGAACTCATCACAGGACACCCAAAGAATGTCCCATCTGATCACAGAACCGCTGGTAACACAATGATTAACAAGATTGTCATCGCCACGGGCAACAAAAACAGATTTAATATCAAGGACACCGTTAAAATCAACAGAAACGGTAACTTCCATACCGCGAAGGTCATTAGAACAAGTCCATTCGAAGCTGTTATTCTGCATCCAATGGTGTATGCTAATGAAACCTGGCAAATAGATTTTTAA
- the SLX1 gene encoding endonuclease (similar to uniprot|P38324 Saccharomyces cerevisiae YBR228W SLX1 Subunit of a complex with Slx4p that hydrolyzes 5' branches from duplex DNA in response to stalled or converging replication forks function overlaps with that of Sgs1p-Top3p), whose product MDQQSSKPVPVFYCCYLLQSICKRQSFYIGSTPNPVRRLRQHNGILTRGGAYRTRREGTRPWEVIMVVYGFPSKITALQFEHAWQHGYKTHYIADDERIVRNKNGGRTIHHKLGTARLLAKNIYFQRMDLVVHFFNADVESIWIQNKYNINDMGLITVENSPSPTIAPTVENAVDYSESNLKLVEQFLNGFFDRDMGVCQIYRERLTFGEIPCGICQTTFDYTSDNPQLKPFIAFCVHEDCSFVAHLGCLHRYFLDEEQLQDGIRNLIPRYGKCPDCSQIVKWTHLVKYSSMLKSSHGT is encoded by the coding sequence ATGGATCAACAATCTTCAAAACCAGTACCTGTCTTCTACTGCTGCTATCTTTTACAGTCAATCTGCAAGAGGCAATCATTTTACATAGGATCGACTCCTAATCCAGTGAGAAGACTACGGCAGCATAATGGTATACTGACTAGAGGGGGTGCCTATAGAACCAGAAGAGAAGGTACGAGACCATGGGAGGTGATTATGGTAGTATATGGATTTCCTTCTAAGATCACAGCTTTACAATTTGAGCATGCCTGGCAACATGGATACAAGACACATTACATTGCAGATGACGAACGAATAGTGCGGAATAAAAATGGTGGTAGAACAATTCATCATAAATTAGGGACTGCCAGATTGTTGGCCAAAAACATTTACTTCCAACGAATGGATTTAGTGGTCCACTTTTTCAATGCAGATGTGGAATCCATTTGGATACAAAATAAGTACAATATTAATGACATGGGGTTAATTACAGTGGAAAATTCACCATCGCCAACAATTGCTCCAACGGTAGAGAATGCTGTAGATTACTCTGAATCGAATCTAAAATTAGTGGAGCAATTTCTCAATGGGTTTTTCGATAGAGATATGGGAGTTTGCCAAATATATCGAGAAAGGTTGACATTTGGAGAAATACCTTGCGGAATATGCCAAACTACCTTCGATTACACTTCTGATAATCCtcaattgaaaccatttaTAGCATTTTGTGTTCACGAAGATTGCAGCTTTGTAGCACATTTGGGATGTCTTCATAGGTATTTCttagatgaagaacaattacaagatgGGATTAGAAACCTCATACCAAGATATGGTAAATGTCCAGATTGTTCccaaattgttaaatgGACCCATCTAGTCAAATATTCAAGCATGCTTAAATCTTCTCATGGGACGTAG
- the MCX1 gene encoding Mcx1p (similar to uniprot|P38323 Saccharomyces cerevisiae YBR227C MCX1), which translates to MIRSSLGSFKRFYSASPSAIASQKLAQGRLPSIPTPRNIKAHLDDYIVGQDKSKKVLSVAVYNHYLRNHDKSRKSELQKARTLIWEETQRREKERQDKLGYESSESKAGLKNLQQQLLAHPDDDLVLSKSNLMMIGPSGSGKTLMATTLAKMLDVPIAITDCTQLTQAGYIGDSVEVCIERLLVNADFDVSKAERGIIVLDEVDKLAKPAANIGTKDVSGEGVQQALLKIIEGHNVEVTVKRPVKQGTDNKNNQTAAKKDETFVIDTSNILFMIMGAFVGLDKRIVKRVKGDRGLDESKEEKDSKEEIEKLRFSNTIEQIDLGNGKKETALNLVTPTDLISFGLIPELIGRVPIITALQPLERDDLYHILKEPKNALLEQYRYIFKQFGVQLCITEKALQRVAQFALREGTGARGLRGIMERLLLNVNYECPDSGISYALVTEETVNSLQEKDYSLSTNVDVKYYSRGERDQFIEDTYKEDPKLGKELDSQFGRISTREKEGKL; encoded by the coding sequence atgatcAGGAGCTCACTGGGTTCTTTCAAGAGGTTTTATTCAGCCAGTCCCAGTGCAATTGCATCCCAAAAATTGGCACAAGGTCGTTTACCATCTATTCCAACACCTAGAAATATCAAGGCCCATTTAGATGATTATATCGTTGGTCAAGATAAGAGTAAGAAAGTGTTGAGTGTTGCTGTCTATAACCATTATTTGAGGAATCATGATAAGAGCAGGAAGAGTGAGCTGCAAAAGGCTCGTACTTTGATTTGGGAAGAGACCCAAAGACGTGAGAAAGAAAGGCAAGATAAATTAGGATATGAGAGTAGTGAATCTAAAGCGGGtcttaaaaatttacaacaGCAACTGTTGGCCCACCCTGATGATGATCTAGTGCTTAGCAAGAGTAATCTTATGATGATTGGTCCATCTGGCTCTGGTAAAACTTTAATGGCAACTACTTTGGCAAAAATGTTAGATGTACCTATCGCCATCACGGATTGCACCCAGTTGACCCAGGCAGGCTATATTGGTGATAGTGTTGAAGTATGTATAGAGAGGCTTTTGGTTAATGCTGATTTTGATGTTTCCAAAGCAGAACGTGGTATAATCGTATTAGATGAAGTTGATAAGTTAGCTAAACCAGCGGCAAATATTGGTACCAAGGATGTATCTGGGGAAGGTGTACAACAAGCACTTCTAAAAATCATCGAAGGTCATAATGTAGAGGTAACCGTTAAACGTCCAGTTAAACAAGGAACCGATAATAAAAACAATCAGACTGCCGCCAAAAAGGACGAAACCTTTGTGATAGATACGTCGAACATTTTGTTCATGATTATGGGGGCATTTGTTGGATTAGATAAACGTATTGTAAAGAGAGTCAAAGGAGATAGAGGCCTTGACGAATcaaaagaggaaaaggattcgaaggaagaaattgaaaaactaAGATTTAGCAATACCATCGAACAGATAGATTTAGGTAATGGTAAAAAGGAAACGGCATTAAATTTAGTTACACCGACTGACCTTATAAGCTTTGGATTAATTCCTGAATTAATTGGCAGAGTTCCCATAATAACTGCATTACAACCTTTAGAAAGAGATGACTTATACcatattttgaaagagcCTAAAAATGCTTTATTGGAACAGTACAGGTACATCTTTAAACAGTTTGGTGTTCAATTATGCATTACTGAAAAGGCACTTCAAAGAGTAGCTCAATTTGCCCTAAGAGAAGGCACGGGTGCAAGAGGTCTAAGAGGTATTATGGAAAGATTGTTATTAAATGTGAATTACGAATGCCCAGATTCTGGTATTTCATACGCATTAGTGACAGAGGAAACTGTGAActctttacaagaaaaagacTATTCATTAAGCACAAACGTTGATGTGAAATATTACTCTAGAGGTGAGCGAGACCAATTTATCGAGGACACATATAAAGAGGATCCAAAATTGGGCAAAGAATTAGATAGCCAATTCGGTAGAATTTCCACCAGGGAAAAAGAAGGCAAGCTAtaa
- a CDS encoding uncharacterized protein (similar to uniprot|P38321 Saccharomyces cerevisiae YBR225W Hypothetical ORF), with amino-acid sequence MGSDGFKTSRDNVYGSGGSAKNTSIGNSDVGSIGSRTSRESTGSHRDKMRGEISKLQEEIASVKGDDLQDLMSNKDKSVSSSSTISPKPSRRRNMHPTDFNDTKSSKLNQVQSMDTIDSDAFDNTESSSDNNTNNNNNDNEDKDFGLTPAFSIHGNTSKVAANLHRRRVVDWNMLPRLGSSVLVKHQSFNVINIPIDGELKQILYTPSYNENFKPMNIFLSFNMDSKSKEAQLYSKKRLNSFGAYIGHYLKSRLYAYQRFPFYQQDAPIDRNYASYDASKDYSEIETVISLWYMQSQRCISQSNSTFFSADVVQHLLQRKANTRHQASQPTAIYVPQTGATLMTSKPSMIETTDDIDILLLRPYQEARLGWQLAYDEPNLKIADYPIDVSPWMMDESDTRAVLGSDNSKSTSSMVNIVNDEAELVEVTNENAGRYLLDCMGRRSGSLYMDEMSSPITKGFGQTPGNEVTPTNSLDSSADRESPSSSAYPEPSRKKVASKLGKKTGLSSLFKRKHQAPTTPSAGSSSAAAAAASAATSSSSSATKKDHPTTDGQGHPVENAWLESYFSRYLSNYKRIDLPTQFLLPKEAQDTPKTTSSSTSNNQDISDSRNALLYSKESLQLRLPFADDSIPAIFCPRVWMGLAFNKWRNLLREMHRVLLPGGYALASVIDIGILNSFASATDESMQEFPTTQERDRILDAISLAAIEKGVHIHPTQHLAQAFKDVGFTNLRYSVLSLKTGDCATEMGCLYEIYSEITWDLLFRKFLPDPTAPPKGTDPTTLFRRFIKEHMGKVDDTAGSLKVLYLVAQKAR; translated from the coding sequence ATGGGATCTGATGGGTTTAAAACGAGCAGAGATAATGTGTATGGTAGTGGTGGCAGTGCTAAAAATACATCTATTGGTAATAGCGACGTTGGATCTATTGGCAGTAGAACGAGTAGAGAAAGCACAGGATCGCATAGAGATAAGATGAGAGGTGAAATATCCAAATTACAAGAAGAGATTGCATCTGTGAAAGGTGacgatttacaagatttaatGAGCAACAAAGATAAATCGGTTTCTAGTTCATCAACGATATCTCCAAAACCAAGCAGACGGAGGAACATGCATCCGACGGATTTTAATGATACGAAAAGTTCGAAATTGAATCAGGTTCAATCAATGGATACAATTGATAGTGATGCATTTGATAATACCGAGAGTAGtagtgataataatactaataataataataacgataatGAGGATAAGGATTTTGGGTTGACACCTGCTTTCAGTATCCATGGGAATACTTCGAAAGTGGCAGCAAATCTTCATAGAAGAAGAGTTGTTGATTGGAACATGTTGCCACGCCTGGGCAGCAGCGTACTCGTAAAGCACCAGTCATTTAACGTTATTAatataccaattgatggCGAGCTTAAGCAAATTCTTTATACGCCATCCTACAATGAGAATTTCAAACCGATGAACATCTTCCTCTCGTTTAACATGGAttcaaaatccaaagaGGCTCAACTATATTCGAAAAAAAGGCTAAATTCTTTTGGTGCATATATTGGACATTACTTGAAATCAAGACTGTATGCTTACCAACGTTTCCCTTTTTATCAGCAAGATGCGCCGATTGATAGAAATTATGCATCTTATGATGCTTCAAAGGACTATTCGGAAATAGAAACAGTAATTTCGTTGTGGTACATGCAATCTCAAAGATGTATTTCACAATCCAATTCAACTTTTTTCTCTGCAGATGTAGTTCAACATTTATTGCAGAGAAAGGCAAATACAAGACATCAAGCCTCACAGCCAACTGCAATTTACGTTCCACAAACAGGTGCTACTCTGATGACTTCTAAGCCAAGCATGATTGAAACTACTGATGACATTGATATACTTTTATTAAGGCCATATCAGGAAGCAAGATTAGGCTGGCAATTAGCTTATGACGAACCAAATCTGAAAATTGCAGATTATCCCATTGACGTTTCACCTTGGATGATGGATGAAAGTGATACGAGGGCCGTATTAGGCTCCGacaattctaaatctaCATCATCTATGGTTAATATTGttaatgatgaagctgaattGGTTGAAGTTACTAATGAAAATGCAGGTAGGTACTTGCTGGACTGTATGGGACGTAGATCTGGTAGTCTGTACATGGATGAAATGTCGTCTCCAATTACAAAGGGTTTTGGTCAGACTCCAGGCAATGAAGTTACACCAACGAATAGTTTAGATAGTAGTGCTGATAGGGAATCACCAAGTAGTAGTGCATACCCTGAACCttcaagaaagaaagtGGCAAGTAAATTGGGGAAAAAAACTGGATTGTCaagtcttttcaaaagaaaacatCAAGCACCTACAACACCATCCGCCggatcttcttcagcagcGGCAGCAGCGGCTTCTGCAGctacttcttcatcatcttcagcaaCAAAGAAAGACCATCCAACTACAGATGGTCAGGGCCATCCAGTAGAAAATGCTTGGTTAGAAAGTTACTTCAGTCGATACCTTAGTAACTACAAAAGAATCGATTTACCCACACAATTCCTTCTACCGAAAGAAGCTCAGGATACCCCAAAGACtacttcatcttcaacttcCAATAACCAAGATATTTCTGACTCTAGAAACGCATTATTGTATAGTAAGGAGAGTCTACAATTGAGATTGCCATTCGCCGATGATTCAATACCCGCAATTTTTTGTCCCAGAGTTTGGATGGGTCTAGCTTTTAACAAATGGAGAAATTTGCTAAGAGAAATGCATAGAGTTTTACTTCCAGGAGGTTACGCTTTAGCGAGCGTGATTGATATTGGgattttgaattcttttgcCTCAGCAACCGATGAATCTATGCAAGAGTTTCCAACTACGCAGGAAAGGGATAGAATTCTAGATGCTATATCCTTAGCTGCGATAGAAAAGGGTGTTCATATCCACCCTACTCAGCATTTGGCACAGGCTTTTAAAGATGTTGGATTTACAAATTTAAGATATTCAGTTTTAAGTTTAAAAACGGGTGACTGTGCTACAGAGATGGGATGCCTTTACGAAATTTATTCTGAGATTACTTGGGACCTTTTGTTTAGGAAATTCTTGCCAGATCCTACAGCACCTCCAAAAGGAACTGATCCAACAACACTTTTCAGAAGATTTATTAAAGAGCACATGGGTAAAGTGGATGATACTGCAGGATCGTTGAAGGTATTATATCTTGTTGCACAAAAGGCCAGGtga